In the genome of candidate division KSB1 bacterium, one region contains:
- a CDS encoding cell wall-active antibiotics response protein, translating to MSKSKSSELFWGVLLITLGVVFLLDKLDIMDIGDFFRIFWPVILIAVGLRLILKRNAAAMASGSQENLTPSDEQTVKYSKVFGDVKLRFESQDFNGGSISTMIGEIALDLSQSNIKAGEKILRLSGVIGEISVILPKTLKVSVKANVTIGDIKILDTTDDGFFINRTYQSEGYETAKKKLYISVSQVIGDIEIRRSAS from the coding sequence ATGAGTAAATCTAAAAGCAGCGAATTGTTTTGGGGAGTCCTTCTCATCACCCTGGGAGTTGTCTTTTTACTGGACAAACTCGACATTATGGACATCGGTGATTTTTTCAGAATATTTTGGCCGGTTATTTTAATTGCCGTCGGGCTTAGATTAATTCTGAAAAGAAATGCCGCAGCTATGGCAAGCGGAAGTCAAGAAAACCTAACACCAAGTGATGAGCAAACTGTCAAATATTCAAAAGTGTTCGGAGATGTGAAATTGCGGTTTGAAAGCCAGGATTTTAATGGCGGCAGCATCAGCACGATGATTGGTGAAATTGCTCTCGACCTGTCGCAATCAAATATCAAAGCCGGTGAAAAAATTCTCAGGCTCAGCGGCGTCATTGGCGAAATTTCCGTCATTTTACCTAAAACACTCAAAGTAAGCGTGAAAGCAAATGTCACTATCGGAGACATCAAAATCCTGGACACAACCGATGATGGATTTTTTATAAATCGCACCTACCAATCCGAGGGTTACGAAACTGCGAAAAAAAAGCTTTACATCTCCGTTTCGCAAGTTATTGGAGATATTGAAATCAGGAGAAGCGCCAGTTGA
- a CDS encoding aldo/keto reductase, with amino-acid sequence MQYTNLGKSGLQVSRLCLGCMTFGSKKWREWVIEEPDARKVIKKALELGINFFDTANMYSLGVSEEIVGRALKDFARRDEIVLATKVYFPMNDLPNQGGLSRKHIFSAIDASLKRLGTDYVDLYQIHRWDTNTPIEETLEALHDLVKMGKVRYLGASSMFAWQFAQSLYLADLNGWTRFVSMQNHYNLIYREEEREMIPLCRAEGIGLIPWSPLARGFFAGNRNKQGSGETIRAKKDDFSRKMYSFDDQDFTIADRVSELAKRKSAKPIQIALAWVLHQNGVTSPIVGTKNIEQLKELAAGVEINLSDEERALLEEPYKTRPISGHE; translated from the coding sequence TTGCAATACACAAACTTAGGGAAATCCGGTCTGCAGGTCTCCCGCCTTTGCCTGGGCTGCATGACCTTCGGCTCTAAAAAGTGGCGGGAATGGGTGATCGAAGAACCTGACGCACGGAAAGTGATTAAGAAAGCCCTGGAACTCGGGATCAATTTCTTTGACACTGCAAATATGTATTCACTGGGCGTAAGCGAAGAAATCGTTGGCCGGGCGCTAAAGGATTTTGCCAGGCGAGACGAAATTGTCCTGGCCACAAAAGTCTATTTCCCGATGAATGATCTGCCCAACCAGGGCGGACTTTCGCGCAAACACATTTTCTCTGCAATTGACGCCTCGCTAAAACGCCTCGGCACGGATTACGTCGATTTGTATCAAATCCACCGCTGGGACACCAACACACCGATCGAAGAGACACTTGAAGCTTTGCACGATTTGGTAAAGATGGGCAAAGTGCGCTACCTCGGCGCTTCCAGCATGTTCGCCTGGCAGTTTGCACAATCGTTGTACCTGGCGGATTTAAATGGCTGGACGCGTTTTGTCAGCATGCAAAATCACTACAATTTGATTTACCGGGAAGAGGAACGTGAGATGATTCCTTTGTGCCGAGCCGAAGGAATTGGCCTGATTCCCTGGAGCCCACTGGCTCGCGGATTTTTTGCCGGTAATCGAAACAAGCAGGGCAGCGGCGAAACAATCCGGGCCAAAAAAGATGACTTTTCCCGGAAAATGTATTCTTTCGATGATCAGGATTTTACCATCGCTGATCGAGTTTCTGAATTAGCAAAACGCAAAAGTGCAAAGCCCATTCAAATCGCACTTGCCTGGGTTCTGCATCAAAATGGAGTCACGTCGCCAATCGTCGGCACAAAAAATATCGAGCAGTTAAAGGAACTTGCAGCCGGAGTTGAGATAAATCTTTCTGACGAAGAGCGAGCACTTTTGGAAGAGCCCTATAAAACCCGGCCTATCTCCGGCCATGAATAA